In Paenibacillus sp. FSL R7-0345, a single window of DNA contains:
- the hisIE gene encoding bifunctional phosphoribosyl-AMP cyclohydrolase/phosphoribosyl-ATP diphosphatase HisIE — MSQEQETIIENIRWNESGLLPAVVQDARTLEVLMFAYMNPESLRLSLTSGQTWFWSRSRSELWHKGGTSGNTQAISSIHYDCDSDTLLVKVVPEGPACHTGENTCFYREIPLTGPAAEVQNTEQSSKAAAGEGRFAVLGELERVIAEREMERPEGAYTTYLFDKGVDKILKKVGEEASETIIAAKNKDNAELRLEVSDLIYHLLVLLQERKLPLDEILEELSARHERPRRD, encoded by the coding sequence ATGAGCCAAGAACAAGAAACGATTATTGAAAATATCCGCTGGAACGAATCCGGACTGCTGCCTGCCGTTGTGCAGGATGCCCGCACGCTGGAGGTGCTGATGTTCGCCTACATGAACCCGGAATCGCTTCGTCTCTCGCTTACGAGCGGACAGACCTGGTTCTGGAGCCGTTCGCGCAGCGAGCTGTGGCACAAGGGCGGAACCTCGGGCAACACCCAGGCCATTAGTTCAATTCACTATGACTGTGACAGTGATACCCTGCTGGTGAAGGTGGTTCCTGAAGGACCTGCCTGCCATACAGGTGAAAATACATGCTTTTACCGTGAAATTCCGCTTACCGGTCCGGCAGCAGAGGTACAGAACACTGAGCAATCCTCCAAGGCTGCTGCAGGTGAAGGGCGTTTTGCCGTACTGGGCGAGCTGGAGCGTGTAATTGCCGAGCGGGAAATGGAGCGTCCGGAGGGTGCTTATACAACCTATCTGTTCGATAAGGGTGTAGACAAGATTCTGAAGAAGGTGGGCGAGGAAGCCTCCGAGACCATAATTGCCGCCAAAAATAAAGATAATGCCGAGCTCCGCCTCGAAGTGAGCGACCTGATCTATCACCTGCTGGTGCTGCTGCAGGAGCGCAAGCTGCCGCTGGATGAGATTCTGGAGGAGCTGAGCGCCCGCCACGAGCGGCCGCGCCGCGACTAG
- the hisF gene encoding imidazole glycerol phosphate synthase subunit HisF translates to MLAKRIIPCLDVKDGRVVKGVNFVNLRDAGDPVELAATYDREGADELVFLDISASVEGRATMIEVVRQTAGEIAIPFTVGGGISTPDDMKRILRAGADKIGINTAAVTNPQLILEGARRFGSQCIVVAMDAKYNEAWGEWEVYTHGGRKPAGIRALAWAKEAEKLGAGEILLTSMDADGTKDGFDLKLTAAVSSLVGIPVIASGGAGKISDFYDVFTEGKADAGLAATIFHYKEIAIHDLKADLKSKGVEIR, encoded by the coding sequence ATGTTAGCCAAACGTATCATCCCCTGTCTGGACGTAAAAGACGGGCGGGTAGTCAAAGGTGTGAATTTTGTTAATCTTCGTGATGCCGGGGATCCGGTGGAGCTGGCGGCGACTTATGACCGTGAAGGGGCGGATGAGCTGGTATTTCTGGATATTTCCGCTTCAGTAGAAGGACGGGCCACGATGATAGAGGTCGTCCGGCAGACCGCCGGGGAGATCGCGATTCCTTTTACGGTGGGCGGCGGTATCTCAACCCCGGACGATATGAAGCGGATTCTGCGCGCCGGTGCCGATAAGATCGGTATTAATACAGCTGCAGTCACCAATCCGCAGCTCATTCTGGAAGGCGCACGCCGCTTCGGCTCCCAATGTATTGTAGTGGCAATGGATGCCAAATATAATGAGGCTTGGGGCGAGTGGGAAGTGTACACGCACGGCGGGCGTAAGCCGGCCGGTATCCGGGCGCTGGCCTGGGCCAAAGAAGCCGAAAAGCTGGGTGCCGGTGAAATTCTGCTTACCAGTATGGATGCTGACGGAACCAAGGACGGATTCGATCTGAAGCTGACAGCCGCTGTGAGCAGCCTGGTAGGCATTCCTGTTATCGCCTCGGGCGGCGCCGGAAAGATCAGCGATTTCTACGATGTATTTACCGAAGGTAAAGCTGATGCCGGGCTTGCCGCTACTATTTTTCATTATAAGGAAATTGCAATCCATGATCTGAAGGCAGATTTGAAGTCTAAAGGGGTAGAGATCCGATGA
- the rapZ gene encoding RNase adapter RapZ: MTELEHSETAGATLIIITGMSGAGKTIAVQSLEDLGFFCVDNLPPVLIPKFAELIEQSKGKIAKVALVIDLRGREFFTALSESLTYIKNESTIGCEILFLDATDSVLVQRYKESRRHHPLAPKGMPLDGIRLERQMLEELKNSATLCLDTSSMKPVQLKEKIVSRFSHLGKSTLSVNITSFGFKYGIPIDADLVFDVRFLPNPHYVDQLRPKTGQDSDVYDYVMKWPETQVFLTKLLDMLHFLIPQYRKEGKSQIIIGIGCTGGKHRSVAISEYLGKMLGVSETETVAVSHRDSERDRH; encoded by the coding sequence ATGACCGAATTGGAGCACTCCGAAACGGCCGGCGCCACCCTGATTATTATTACAGGCATGTCAGGCGCAGGCAAAACGATTGCTGTACAAAGTTTGGAAGACCTCGGATTTTTCTGTGTAGATAATCTGCCGCCGGTGCTGATTCCGAAATTTGCTGAACTGATTGAGCAGTCTAAAGGTAAGATTGCCAAAGTGGCGCTTGTTATTGATTTACGGGGACGGGAATTTTTTACGGCTTTATCTGAATCGCTGACCTATATCAAAAATGAGTCCACGATCGGCTGTGAAATTCTGTTCCTCGATGCTACGGATTCTGTGCTGGTACAACGCTATAAGGAGAGCCGCCGCCATCATCCGCTTGCTCCAAAGGGGATGCCGCTTGACGGCATCCGGCTGGAGCGCCAGATGCTGGAGGAGCTGAAGAACTCGGCTACCCTGTGTCTGGATACGAGCAGTATGAAGCCGGTGCAGCTGAAAGAGAAGATAGTCTCCAGATTTTCTCATCTGGGCAAAAGCACACTCTCCGTTAACATTACTTCGTTTGGATTCAAGTATGGTATACCGATTGATGCAGACCTCGTGTTTGACGTCCGCTTTTTGCCTAATCCGCATTATGTGGATCAACTGCGGCCCAAGACCGGCCAGGACAGCGATGTATACGACTATGTAATGAAATGGCCCGAAACGCAGGTTTTTCTGACCAAGCTGCTGGATATGCTTCATTTCCTGATTCCCCAGTACCGTAAAGAAGGCAAATCCCAGATTATTATCGGCATTGGCTGTACCGGCGGCAAACACCGTTCGGTGGCCATATCCGAATATCTGGGCAAAATGCTGGGAGTGAGCGAGACGGAGACGGTAGCGGTCAGCCACCGGGATTCCGAGCGTGACCGGCATTAA
- a CDS encoding tetratricopeptide repeat protein, which translates to MIERTSDEAELSNVIPVNLDANFFFERAVRSMDRFQYDKALKNFRKAVEYEPENPVNHCNMAGILSEMGNYKASNDILAHVLEKIDPAMTECHFYMANNYANMESFEEAERSLMTYLEQDAEGEYLAESEELMELLQYELDRPAPLMRIRSREGVVEHDRARSLLEEGKFPQAVDLLEEIIKVTPDFLAAHNNLALAYFYMGRFAKAKECLGEVLQQDPGNLHALCNMAIFLQYAGDRGQLDTLLERLEATVPFHKEHVFKMATTMGIVGRHKTAYSHFRRLLKDEEVGADASLYHYCAAAASNSGLYNEALRCWRQAAKLDPASPVAAFFLAQLQQALAEDRTMSPVSYNYQLPFQEQLKQWKNNASSFTAEVRNNPLLRASFFWALRYGDSGTRMQVTEALRWIEDEEMSGMLGELLQQEPLQEEKLQEAALISLQRLIGSSLKENPGSAEEQEMAQGELPSSTEKI; encoded by the coding sequence ATGATTGAGAGAACTTCAGATGAGGCGGAATTAAGCAATGTCATTCCGGTAAATCTGGATGCCAATTTTTTCTTTGAAAGAGCCGTTCGGTCGATGGACCGCTTTCAATACGATAAGGCATTAAAGAATTTTCGCAAAGCTGTTGAATACGAGCCGGAGAATCCGGTAAATCATTGTAACATGGCGGGTATATTATCTGAGATGGGTAATTATAAAGCATCCAATGATATTCTGGCCCATGTACTGGAGAAGATTGATCCGGCGATGACGGAGTGCCACTTCTATATGGCTAATAATTACGCCAATATGGAGAGCTTCGAGGAAGCTGAGCGCTCCCTGATGACCTATTTGGAGCAGGATGCCGAAGGGGAGTATCTGGCTGAGTCGGAGGAACTGATGGAATTGCTGCAGTATGAGCTGGACCGTCCGGCTCCGCTGATGCGGATCCGGAGCCGGGAAGGGGTAGTGGAGCATGACCGTGCCCGGAGCCTGCTGGAGGAAGGCAAGTTTCCGCAGGCAGTGGATTTGCTGGAGGAGATCATTAAGGTAACCCCTGATTTTCTGGCAGCCCACAATAATTTGGCGCTGGCCTACTTTTATATGGGCCGGTTTGCCAAGGCTAAGGAATGCCTGGGTGAGGTACTGCAGCAGGACCCGGGTAATCTGCATGCCCTTTGCAATATGGCGATCTTCCTGCAGTATGCCGGAGACCGCGGCCAGCTGGATACGCTGCTTGAGAGACTGGAAGCCACAGTTCCGTTCCACAAGGAGCATGTGTTCAAAATGGCGACCACTATGGGTATCGTGGGCCGGCATAAAACAGCATACAGCCACTTCCGCCGCCTGCTGAAGGATGAGGAGGTTGGGGCAGACGCAAGCCTGTACCATTATTGCGCTGCTGCGGCTAGCAACAGCGGGCTCTACAATGAGGCGCTGCGCTGCTGGCGGCAGGCTGCCAAGCTTGACCCGGCTTCGCCGGTAGCTGCCTTCTTCCTGGCTCAGCTGCAGCAGGCGCTGGCCGAGGACCGGACGATGTCACCGGTCAGCTACAACTATCAGCTGCCTTTTCAGGAGCAGCTGAAGCAGTGGAAGAACAATGCCAGCAGCTTCACGGCAGAAGTCCGGAATAATCCGCTGCTGCGTGCCTCGTTCTTCTGGGCGCTGCGTTACGGCGATTCCGGTACCCGGATGCAGGTTACTGAAGCGCTCCGCTGGATCGAGGATGAAGAGATGTCCGGGATGCTGGGCGAGCTGCTGCAGCAGGAGCCGCTGCAGGAGGAGAAGCTGCAGGAAGCGGCGCTCATCAGCCTGCAGCGGCTGATCGGCAGCAGCCTGAAGGAGAACCCGGGTTCTGCCGAAGAGCAGGAGATGGCACAGGGGGAGCTGCCGTCTTCCACCGAGAAGATTTAA
- a CDS encoding ribose-phosphate pyrophosphokinase produces MQHHQLRIFSGSSNPKLAADIAERLGAPLSPIKLTRFKSGEIYVHYEESIRNCDVFLVQSLAHPINELFVELLVMIDAAKRASARTVNIIVPYYGYARQERKSAPREPISAKMVADVLTTAGATRVITIDLHAAAIQGFFNIPVDHLTALDLISGYLKVKNIPNPVVVSPDAGRASMAEKLASRLDSPFAIMIKKRPAHNESVITHVIGDVEGRTPIIIEDLIDTGTTIVNVVEGLKERGAGNSIVCATHGLFSGDALTRMDHDNIDEIVVTDSIALPDDHSTRYKVLSVAPMLAEATRIIIEGGSIDKLFRDAGI; encoded by the coding sequence ATGCAGCATCATCAATTGCGTATTTTTTCCGGTTCGTCTAATCCGAAGCTGGCCGCAGACATTGCGGAGCGTCTTGGTGCACCCCTCAGCCCCATTAAGCTGACCCGTTTCAAGAGCGGTGAGATTTATGTGCATTATGAGGAGAGCATCCGGAACTGTGACGTATTTTTGGTGCAATCCCTCGCTCATCCTATTAACGAGCTGTTTGTAGAGCTGCTTGTGATGATTGATGCGGCCAAACGCGCCTCAGCCAGAACGGTGAATATTATCGTTCCTTACTACGGCTATGCCCGGCAGGAGCGGAAATCGGCTCCCCGCGAGCCGATCTCGGCCAAAATGGTTGCCGATGTGCTGACCACCGCAGGGGCAACCCGGGTCATAACCATTGATCTGCATGCGGCAGCCATTCAGGGCTTCTTCAACATTCCGGTGGATCATCTGACCGCGCTTGATCTGATCAGCGGCTATCTGAAGGTTAAGAATATACCGAACCCTGTTGTCGTCTCTCCGGATGCAGGCCGTGCCTCTATGGCTGAGAAGCTGGCCAGCCGGCTGGATTCGCCGTTTGCGATTATGATCAAGAAGCGCCCGGCGCACAATGAATCAGTCATCACGCATGTCATAGGAGATGTTGAGGGAAGAACGCCGATTATTATCGAGGATCTGATCGATACCGGCACGACAATTGTAAATGTGGTCGAGGGTCTTAAGGAACGCGGAGCCGGTAACAGTATTGTATGTGCTACACACGGCCTGTTCTCCGGTGATGCACTGACACGCATGGATCATGATAATATTGATGAGATCGTGGTCACTGACTCCATTGCGCTGCCTGATGATCATTCTACCCGTTACAAGGTGCTGTCCGTTGCACCGATGCTGGCTGAAGCCACCCGCATTATTATTGAAGGCGGATCTATTGATAAATTGTTCAGGGACGCGGGAATCTAA
- a CDS encoding DUF1858 domain-containing protein, with protein MNRVLRMDESIFELVSRHPEVTGIMVELGFQDIAKPGMLQTAGRFMTLSKGIKLKKMDPETVRQIFVRHGFEIVE; from the coding sequence ATGAACAGAGTGCTGAGGATGGATGAGTCCATATTCGAGCTGGTGAGCCGGCATCCCGAGGTAACCGGTATTATGGTAGAGCTGGGTTTTCAGGATATTGCCAAACCGGGGATGCTGCAGACCGCAGGCCGGTTCATGACCCTGTCGAAGGGAATCAAACTTAAGAAAATGGATCCGGAAACCGTCAGACAGATCTTTGTCCGTCATGGTTTCGAGATTGTTGAATAG
- the hisJ gene encoding histidinol-phosphatase HisJ, whose amino-acid sequence MHIDYHTHHERCGHAVGKLEEYVQRGIELGLQQLGLSDHLPLIHVDPDSYYPEMAMPLAELPRYVEECLALKERYRGVIDLRVGLEADYIEGYEEQIRELLSPYPWDYLIGSVHFLGEWDITDHRQTGGWEGKDVMEVYRRYYDAVRKSALSGLYDIIGHMDVIKRFGYGPQTPEEKAEARELELGTLKAIASSGIAMELNASGLTKPCAEMFPAEHVLQEAFKLGIPLTLGSDAHDPAKLGDGLEEARSLLWRTGFRELAVFEGRRRSSVPFELKL is encoded by the coding sequence ATGCATATCGACTATCACACCCATCATGAGCGCTGCGGGCACGCGGTAGGGAAGCTGGAGGAGTATGTACAGCGCGGGATTGAGCTGGGCCTGCAGCAGCTGGGCCTGTCCGATCACCTGCCGCTGATTCATGTAGATCCGGACAGCTATTATCCAGAGATGGCCATGCCGCTGGCTGAACTCCCGCGGTATGTCGAGGAATGCCTGGCACTGAAGGAACGCTACCGTGGAGTCATTGATCTGCGGGTGGGGCTGGAGGCGGATTATATTGAAGGCTACGAGGAGCAGATCCGCGAGCTTTTGTCGCCTTATCCATGGGATTATCTGATCGGTTCTGTGCATTTTCTCGGAGAGTGGGATATTACCGATCACCGGCAGACCGGAGGCTGGGAAGGCAAGGATGTAATGGAGGTCTACCGCCGTTATTATGATGCGGTGCGGAAGTCGGCGTTATCGGGATTATATGATATTATAGGACATATGGATGTTATCAAACGGTTCGGTTACGGTCCGCAGACTCCGGAGGAAAAGGCTGAAGCCAGAGAATTGGAGCTTGGCACGCTGAAGGCGATTGCATCAAGCGGTATTGCCATGGAGCTCAATGCTTCCGGCCTCACCAAGCCCTGCGCCGAAATGTTCCCGGCGGAGCATGTACTGCAGGAGGCGTTTAAACTGGGTATTCCGCTGACACTCGGCTCTGATGCCCACGATCCGGCCAAGCTGGGGGACGGGCTAGAGGAGGCACGCAGCCTGCTGTGGCGTACCGGCTTCCGCGAGCTTGCGGTGTTTGAAGGCCGTCGCCGTTCATCGGTTCCGTTTGAGCTTAAACTATGA
- a CDS encoding ROK family glucokinase: MSENIYVGVDLGGTTIKVGICNAEGTLLHTYEGPTGTADGVDAVIDNIEKYVRLIVEESPYSWEQLAGVGAGLAGFTNIREGIIILAPNIGFRDVPIRSILEGRLNKPVKIDNDANVAALGEAWSGAGRGIENCVCYTLGTGVGGGIIINGKVYQGFGGLAGELGHISVVPDLEAIQCGCGNMGCLETVSSATGIIRMANDAVARGDRTSLSTVEKIAAKEVFDAAKAGDEVALRIVNRAAFYLGKSIAAVAAVLNPEVFIIGGGVSKAGDILFDEVRRVYAKLAPAPLQKGVTIVPAELGNDAGIIGAAGLLLRS, encoded by the coding sequence ATGTCTGAGAATATCTACGTTGGCGTGGATTTAGGTGGAACCACGATTAAGGTTGGAATCTGCAATGCCGAGGGAACCCTGTTGCATACTTATGAGGGACCTACGGGGACTGCGGATGGCGTCGATGCCGTTATCGATAACATCGAGAAGTATGTGCGCCTGATTGTGGAAGAATCCCCGTACTCCTGGGAACAGCTTGCCGGTGTGGGAGCAGGCCTGGCCGGATTTACAAACATTCGTGAAGGAATCATCATTCTTGCGCCTAACATAGGATTTAGAGATGTGCCGATCCGTTCCATCCTGGAAGGACGCCTTAACAAGCCTGTCAAAATAGACAATGACGCCAATGTGGCTGCACTGGGTGAAGCCTGGAGCGGCGCTGGCCGTGGTATTGAGAACTGTGTCTGCTACACGCTGGGAACCGGTGTGGGCGGCGGTATTATCATTAACGGTAAGGTCTACCAGGGCTTCGGCGGACTTGCCGGAGAGCTTGGCCATATCTCTGTTGTTCCTGACCTGGAAGCAATCCAGTGCGGCTGCGGCAATATGGGCTGTCTGGAGACCGTATCCTCGGCAACAGGCATTATCCGTATGGCAAATGATGCTGTAGCACGCGGGGACCGTACTTCGCTCTCTACGGTGGAAAAGATTGCGGCGAAGGAAGTATTTGATGCTGCGAAAGCCGGCGATGAAGTAGCTCTGCGTATTGTTAACCGTGCTGCATTCTACCTCGGCAAGTCTATTGCTGCAGTTGCTGCCGTGCTGAATCCGGAAGTGTTCATCATCGGCGGAGGTGTGTCCAAAGCAGGTGACATTCTGTTCGATGAGGTACGCCGTGTCTATGCCAAGCTGGCTCCTGCGCCGCTGCAGAAGGGCGTTACCATCGTGCCGGCGGAGCTTGGAAATGATGCCGGTATTATTGGTGCAGCGGGTCTCTTGTTGCGTTCTTAA
- a CDS encoding YvcK family protein gives MGGGTGLSVMLRGLKEKPLDITAIVTVADDGGSSGILRSELQMPPPGDIRNVLTSMADVEPLMAQIMKYRFSTGEGLAGHSLGNLILAALTDISGDFVTAVRELSRLFAVRGRVLPAAGEAVVLHAEMADGTIVTGESKIPEAGGRIKRVFLEPADVEPLPEALEAIRNADAILCGPGSLYTSILPNLLVPKLAEAVVESDAIKIFVCNVMTQPGETDNYTVSDHLQAVYDHIGLHLFDYVIVNDGEIPEQVQVKYAEKGARPVLLDLDVLDGNGYKVIADKLVLFKTYLRHDTDKLSHHIYQLVKDWISR, from the coding sequence ATGGGCGGCGGTACAGGGCTTTCTGTTATGCTTCGCGGTTTGAAGGAAAAGCCGCTTGATATTACAGCAATTGTAACAGTGGCAGATGACGGGGGCAGCTCCGGCATTCTGCGCAGTGAGCTGCAGATGCCGCCTCCCGGCGATATCCGCAACGTGCTGACGTCTATGGCTGATGTAGAGCCGCTGATGGCGCAGATCATGAAATACCGCTTCAGCACCGGGGAGGGACTTGCCGGTCATAGTCTCGGCAATCTTATCCTTGCAGCGCTGACCGACATTTCAGGTGACTTCGTCACTGCTGTACGTGAGCTGAGCCGGTTGTTTGCTGTCCGCGGGCGGGTATTGCCTGCTGCAGGAGAAGCGGTAGTGCTGCATGCCGAGATGGCGGACGGCACCATTGTGACAGGCGAGTCCAAAATACCCGAGGCAGGCGGCCGGATCAAACGGGTGTTTTTGGAGCCGGCTGATGTGGAACCGCTGCCGGAGGCGCTTGAGGCAATCCGGAACGCGGATGCCATTCTGTGCGGACCCGGCAGCCTGTACACCAGCATCCTGCCCAACCTGCTGGTTCCCAAGCTGGCTGAGGCCGTTGTAGAATCGGATGCGATCAAAATCTTCGTCTGCAATGTCATGACCCAGCCGGGCGAAACGGACAACTATACCGTCAGCGATCATCTTCAAGCTGTATACGATCATATCGGCCTGCATTTGTTTGATTATGTCATTGTCAACGACGGGGAGATTCCGGAGCAGGTACAGGTCAAATATGCCGAGAAGGGCGCACGCCCTGTGCTGCTTGACCTGGATGTGCTTGACGGCAACGGGTACAAAGTAATTGCGGATAAACTGGTGTTGTTTAAGACCTATCTGAGGCATGATACAGATAAGCTCAGCCACCATATTTACCAGCTGGTCAAAGATTGGATTTCCAGATAA
- the trxB gene encoding thioredoxin-disulfide reductase → MYKTIVIGTGPAGLTAAIYLARANLSPLVIEGLQPGGQLTTTTEVENFPGFPEGILGPDLMENMRKQAERFGAQFKNGWVESVDFSQRPFKVKVDGLGTLEAETVIISTGASARYLGIPGEQENVGRGVSTCATCDGFFFRGKKIIVVGGGDSAMEEASFLTRFASSVTLVHRREELRASKIMQDRARDNSKVTWALNRTPLAVAVEGMGVKGLTVRNNETGLEELIEADGVFVAIGHTPNTGFLGGQITTDANGYIVVNPGTTETNIPGVFACGDVQDTRYRQAISAAGTGCMAAMDAEKYLEGTMVHDWSESLDK, encoded by the coding sequence ATGTACAAAACGATTGTAATCGGAACAGGCCCGGCAGGACTGACTGCTGCTATTTATTTGGCTCGCGCCAATCTTAGCCCGCTCGTAATTGAAGGCTTGCAGCCGGGCGGACAACTGACAACGACGACAGAAGTGGAGAACTTTCCAGGCTTTCCTGAAGGTATTCTCGGACCTGACCTGATGGAGAACATGCGCAAGCAGGCTGAACGCTTCGGTGCACAATTCAAGAACGGCTGGGTGGAATCCGTTGATTTCTCCCAGCGTCCTTTTAAAGTAAAAGTGGATGGGCTGGGTACACTGGAAGCGGAAACGGTTATTATCTCAACCGGTGCTTCAGCCAGATATCTGGGGATCCCGGGCGAGCAGGAGAATGTTGGACGCGGGGTCAGCACCTGTGCCACCTGTGACGGATTCTTTTTCCGCGGCAAAAAGATTATCGTCGTCGGCGGCGGCGATTCAGCGATGGAGGAAGCCAGCTTCCTGACCCGCTTTGCTTCCAGCGTAACGCTGGTTCACCGCCGTGAGGAACTGCGTGCCTCCAAGATCATGCAGGACCGGGCGCGTGATAACAGCAAGGTGACCTGGGCGCTGAACCGTACCCCGCTGGCAGTGGCAGTCGAGGGTATGGGAGTCAAAGGATTAACAGTGCGCAACAATGAGACAGGCCTGGAAGAGCTGATTGAAGCAGACGGCGTATTTGTGGCCATCGGCCACACGCCGAATACAGGCTTCCTGGGCGGCCAGATTACAACGGATGCCAATGGATACATCGTGGTGAATCCGGGCACGACAGAAACGAACATTCCGGGCGTATTCGCCTGCGGCGATGTTCAGGATACCCGTTACCGGCAGGCGATTTCTGCAGCGGGAACCGGATGTATGGCTGCGATGGATGCCGAGAAGTACCTGGAAGGCACTATGGTGCATGACTGGAGCGAAAGTCTGGATAAGTAA
- a CDS encoding DUF438 domain-containing protein yields MSELINNREVDVPEQTRRQAMLKEIIKELHAGKSVDEVKARFAEAVGDVTVAEISAMEHSLMTEEGIPVAEVQRLCSVHTAIFKGSIEQIHRSSKPEEQPGHPVHTFKLENREIERLVNFHLELHAGKFLKNDSEEIIFKLLEDLSLLLDLDKHYSRKENLLFPYLEKYGIYGPTKVMWGVDDGIRAMIKGAKAALSSYSGNKDEIGEQLAHIIQEVNEMIFKEENILLPMALDKLTEDEWVKIARESDEIGFCLTAPEEEWVPERAAEPEGATISAEEQQAGESPQGFIRFETGLLSLHQLETLMNHLPVDLTFIDENDVVRYFSHGKERIFARTKAVIGRTVQNCHPPQSVHVVEKLLEDFKAGRKDAEDFWINIKDKFIYIRYFAVRDEAGRYMGTLEFTQNIAPIRALEGQKRILSE; encoded by the coding sequence ATGAGTGAATTAATCAACAACCGTGAAGTGGACGTACCTGAGCAGACGCGCCGCCAGGCAATGCTTAAGGAGATTATCAAAGAGCTGCATGCCGGCAAGAGTGTGGATGAGGTCAAAGCGCGTTTTGCTGAGGCTGTTGGCGATGTAACGGTGGCAGAAATTTCGGCAATGGAGCACTCGCTGATGACGGAGGAGGGCATTCCTGTAGCAGAGGTGCAGCGGCTGTGCTCGGTGCATACCGCGATTTTCAAAGGCTCGATCGAACAGATTCACCGTTCCTCGAAGCCGGAGGAGCAGCCGGGTCATCCGGTGCATACCTTCAAGCTGGAGAACCGTGAAATTGAACGGCTGGTTAACTTCCATCTGGAGCTGCATGCCGGCAAGTTCCTGAAGAATGACAGCGAGGAGATCATCTTCAAGCTGCTGGAGGATCTGAGCCTGCTGCTCGATCTCGATAAGCACTATAGCCGTAAGGAGAATCTGCTGTTCCCTTATCTGGAGAAGTACGGCATCTACGGACCGACCAAAGTAATGTGGGGTGTGGATGACGGCATCCGGGCGATGATCAAGGGAGCCAAGGCAGCGCTTAGCTCGTACAGCGGCAATAAGGATGAAATCGGTGAACAGCTGGCCCATATTATACAGGAAGTCAACGAAATGATCTTTAAGGAAGAAAATATTCTGCTGCCGATGGCGCTCGACAAGCTGACTGAGGATGAATGGGTCAAAATCGCCCGCGAAAGCGACGAGATCGGCTTCTGCCTGACGGCGCCGGAGGAGGAGTGGGTTCCGGAACGTGCAGCTGAACCGGAAGGAGCCACTATCTCTGCGGAGGAGCAGCAGGCCGGCGAGAGCCCCCAGGGCTTTATCCGTTTTGAGACAGGTCTGCTGTCGCTGCATCAGCTGGAGACCTTGATGAACCATCTGCCGGTTGATCTGACCTTTATCGACGAGAATGACGTTGTCCGTTATTTCTCCCATGGCAAGGAACGGATTTTTGCACGGACCAAAGCCGTCATCGGCCGTACCGTTCAGAACTGCCACCCGCCGCAAAGCGTACATGTAGTAGAGAAGCTGCTGGAGGACTTTAAGGCAGGACGCAAGGATGCTGAGGATTTCTGGATTAATATTAAAGACAAGTTTATTTATATCCGTTACTTCGCAGTCCGTGATGAAGCCGGCCGTTACATGGGTACGCTGGAATTCACCCAGAATATCGCCCCGATCCGCGCGCTGGAAGGCCAGAAACGGATTTTGTCGGAATAG